From Dasypus novemcinctus isolate mDasNov1 chromosome 8, mDasNov1.1.hap2, whole genome shotgun sequence, the proteins below share one genomic window:
- the LOC101427132 gene encoding LOW QUALITY PROTEIN: olfactory receptor 1J4-like (The sequence of the model RefSeq protein was modified relative to this genomic sequence to represent the inferred CDS: substituted 1 base at 1 genomic stop codon), with product MGSDHVDHIEEQNVTENQSSMSEFLLLGLHIQPEYQAMYFTEFLGMYLTTVLGNLLIILLIRLDSHLHTPMHFFLSHLDLSDVSFPSVTVQKMLMNVQTQCRSISYAGCISQVYFFILFGCLDNLLLTVMAYDRYVAICHCLHYTTIMRDELRVFLVIGSWVLSCAIALSHTLFLVPLSFCDNRAIPHFLCDLAALLKLSCSDTSLNDLIIFILGGMSTILPLNGILFSYVRIGISVLRVPSTKGIYKAFSTCGSHISVVLLFYGTIFGLXFFPSPSNSNNSIIASIVYMVVIPMLNPFIYSLKNKDMKRSLGRLIKRVNSSCK from the exons atgggctCTGATCATGTTGAC CATATAGAAGAGCAAAATGTGactgagaaccagagcagtatGTCTGAATTCCTCCTCCTGGGGCTTCACATACAACCAGAATATCAGGCTATGTACTTCACTGAGTTCCTGGGCATGTACCTCACCACAGTGCtggggaacctgctcatcatcctactCATCAGGCTGGACTCTCACCTCCACACCCCCATGCACTTCTTCCTCAGCCACTTGGACCTCTCTGatgtttcctttccttctgtgACTGTCCAAAAGATGCTGATGAATGTGCAGACTCAATGCCGGTCCATCTCTTATGCAGGGTGCATTTCACAGGTgtatttctttatactttttgGTTGCCTTGATAACCTCCTTCTCACAGTTATGGCATATGATCGgtatgtggccatctgtcacTGTCTCCATTACACCACCATCATGAGGGACGAATTGCGTGTTTTTCTAGTGATTGGATCTTGGGTCCTTTCCTGTGCCATTGCCCTCTCTCACACTCTCTTTCTAGTCCCACTGTCCTTCTGTGACAACAGGGCCATTCCCCATTTCTTATGTGATCTTGCTGCTCTTCTCAAGCTCTCTTGCTCAGACACCTCCCTCAATGACCTGATTATCTTTATCTTAGGGGGGATGTCTACAATCCTTCCATTGAATGGTATATTGTTCTCATATGTCCGCATTGGGATCTCTGTTCTGAGGGTCCCTTCCACCAAAGGCATTTATAAAGCCTTTTCTACATGTGGCTCCCACATCTCTGTGGTTTTGTTATTCTATGGAACAATTTTTGGACTGTAATTTTTCCCATCACCTAGCAACTCAAACAACAGCATTATTGCTTCCATAGTGTACATGGTAGTCATTCCCATGCTAAACCCCTTTATCTACAGCCTCAAGAACAAGGACATGAAAAGGTCTCTGGGGAGACTTATCAAGAGGGTGAACTCTTCTTGTAAATGA